A region from the Melioribacter roseus P3M-2 genome encodes:
- a CDS encoding ABC transporter permease: MKIYSIALQSIKRKKSKNILLIAGLLLSVASVITIMTVSKNINENVAAALDEYGANILVTPKSDNLSLNYAGISISSTSYESHELNNEDIIKIRNIKNKKNISIVAPKLFVLTEISGKNVIVAGIKTNEEFRLKKWWKLRGKKPDASDEIFIGANLAGLLSLRVKDTLTISGEKFIITGVLEKTGAQDDGMLFMSVDKAQSLFSKGNKISLIEIAALCYDCPIDEIVSQISAKLPGASVTPIKQAIESKMTAIHRFEHFSLGVSAIILIISMLIVFTNINASVNERTREIGIFQAVGFRRIHIMQIILLEVIMISLTAGALGYITGILAAKFIVPILSMNSNVSVGYDINILFLSLIFSVLLGMLGGFYPAYRATRLDPTAAFRAL, translated from the coding sequence ATGAAAATATATTCCATTGCATTACAGAGTATAAAAAGGAAAAAGTCAAAAAATATATTATTAATCGCGGGACTTTTGCTTTCGGTCGCCTCAGTAATAACAATTATGACGGTAAGCAAAAACATCAACGAAAATGTAGCCGCGGCGCTTGACGAATACGGGGCAAATATACTAGTGACGCCAAAATCGGACAATCTTTCATTAAATTACGCTGGCATTTCGATAAGCAGCACGTCGTACGAGTCCCACGAGCTCAACAACGAAGACATTATTAAAATAAGAAACATAAAAAACAAAAAGAACATAAGCATTGTAGCGCCCAAACTTTTTGTACTCACAGAGATATCAGGGAAAAATGTAATTGTAGCGGGAATTAAAACAAATGAGGAATTCAGACTAAAAAAATGGTGGAAGCTGCGCGGAAAAAAACCAGACGCGTCAGACGAAATCTTTATCGGGGCTAATCTGGCGGGATTATTGTCCCTTAGAGTCAAAGACACGCTTACCATATCCGGCGAAAAATTTATAATAACGGGCGTATTAGAAAAAACCGGGGCACAAGACGACGGTATGCTCTTTATGTCGGTCGATAAAGCTCAATCGCTTTTTTCGAAAGGCAATAAAATCAGTCTTATTGAGATAGCTGCGCTATGCTACGATTGCCCAATCGACGAAATTGTCAGCCAAATTTCTGCGAAGCTGCCGGGCGCATCCGTTACGCCCATCAAACAAGCTATCGAATCCAAAATGACAGCCATTCATCGCTTCGAGCACTTTTCCCTCGGCGTATCGGCAATTATACTTATAATAAGCATGTTGATTGTATTCACAAATATTAACGCTTCGGTAAACGAAAGAACGCGGGAAATCGGAATTTTTCAAGCTGTCGGTTTCAGAAGAATTCATATTATGCAGATTATTCTGCTTGAAGTGATAATGATAAGTCTGACGGCGGGCGCGCTTGGCTACATAACCGGAATTTTAGCGGCTAAATTCATCGTTCCAATACTCTCAATGAATTCAAACGTCAGCGTCGGTTACGATATTAATATCTTATTTCTATCACTTATTTTCTCGGTCTTACTCGGTATGCTCGGAGGATTTTATCCCGCCTACAGAGCGACGAGATTGGACC
- a CDS encoding double zinc ribbon domain-containing protein, whose protein sequence is MICNNCGLNNNDENKFCTNCGVKLEKATVSCNMCGADNDSSNTYCVSCGAKIKAAVQQGELRPKKNKRNPSKTIKGKHRSNNYNIEKRLNFKPLIITIGVFVASLAIYTIIDKNINKDNLYKPANFEIKSGNPAVEAKVYEIASKFVCSCGTCGEESLELCTCPRAAEERQFIREYVEKNANSSDIIMALANKYGYLKSEYAKSYNVDKSRVWNTTEIKYPSSPAKGINASAQSATFADINNIYSAFNCPCGQCGIDELKDCNCNHPNGATEVKKFIRDRIAENKYSVDQIIELVDKRYGGKKI, encoded by the coding sequence ATGATTTGTAACAACTGCGGACTCAATAATAACGACGAAAACAAATTTTGCACTAATTGCGGCGTCAAACTTGAAAAAGCAACCGTCTCTTGCAACATGTGCGGCGCGGACAACGATTCTTCAAATACATATTGCGTATCGTGCGGAGCCAAAATCAAGGCGGCTGTGCAGCAGGGCGAACTTCGGCCCAAGAAAAACAAACGCAATCCCTCAAAGACTATCAAAGGGAAACATCGCTCGAACAATTATAATATCGAGAAAAGACTGAATTTCAAACCATTAATAATAACGATAGGGGTTTTCGTCGCCTCTCTGGCAATATACACTATCATCGATAAAAATATAAATAAAGACAATCTTTACAAGCCTGCTAATTTTGAAATTAAGAGCGGCAATCCCGCCGTAGAAGCAAAAGTTTACGAGATCGCTTCTAAATTCGTTTGCTCTTGCGGCACCTGCGGCGAAGAATCGCTCGAGCTTTGTACGTGTCCCCGCGCCGCCGAGGAAAGGCAGTTTATCAGAGAATACGTCGAAAAAAATGCGAATTCATCCGACATAATAATGGCGCTTGCAAATAAATACGGATACCTTAAGTCTGAATACGCAAAAAGTTACAATGTGGATAAATCGCGAGTCTGGAATACTACGGAGATAAAATACCCTTCAAGTCCGGCTAAAGGAATTAACGCGAGCGCGCAAAGCGCAACTTTTGCCGACATAAATAATATTTATTCGGCTTTTAATTGTCCTTGCGGTCAATGCGGCATAGACGAACTTAAAGATTGCAATTGCAATCATCCGAACGGAGCGACGGAAGTCAAAAAATTCATTAGAGATAGGATTGCCGAGAACAAATATAGCGTCGATCAAATTATTGAGCTTGTAGATAAACGATACGGCGGAAAAAAAATATAA
- a CDS encoding DUF2318 domain-containing protein, whose protein sequence is MSINNYCPECGNKINESVIYCPNCGKKIHNDESKRDRIIGKTSRRGNNLYIAGIIVLFVIFLIYYFNSEPSKAYSIIKEQPRVTDNVDYPQSRFDHIITVAFEKDGKIIIPLELVKENKFARFQVAGLPESTPPILAYLTEDGKVVTAISMCEPCNSTEFHIQGGDLVCNSCGTTWDLNNLDAISGSCGKYPPDPIPSKIVGNEIQIEKQFVTNWRRRV, encoded by the coding sequence ATGTCGATTAATAATTACTGTCCCGAATGCGGAAACAAGATTAACGAGTCGGTTATTTATTGCCCAAATTGCGGAAAAAAAATTCATAATGACGAGAGCAAGCGCGATCGTATTATCGGTAAAACGAGCCGTCGCGGCAACAACCTGTACATCGCGGGAATTATAGTTCTTTTCGTAATATTCTTAATATATTACTTCAATTCCGAACCGAGCAAAGCATATTCAATTATAAAAGAACAACCTCGAGTGACCGACAATGTCGACTATCCTCAGAGCCGTTTCGATCATATAATAACCGTCGCCTTTGAAAAAGACGGAAAAATAATCATACCGCTTGAACTCGTTAAAGAGAATAAATTTGCGCGTTTTCAGGTGGCAGGTTTGCCTGAATCAACGCCGCCGATACTGGCTTACTTAACCGAAGACGGAAAAGTAGTAACCGCAATCAGCATGTGCGAGCCTTGCAACTCTACGGAGTTTCACATACAAGGCGGCGACCTCGTATGCAACTCATGCGGCACCACGTGGGATCTTAATAATCTGGACGCAATAAGCGGATCATGCGGGAAATATCCTCCCGACCCCATTCCAAGCAAGATTGTCGGGAATGAAATTCAGATTGAGAAACAATTTGTAACAAACTGGAGAAGACGGGTCTGA